In the genome of Streptomyces lydicus, the window TGACGTACCACCGCTTGGTGGTCTTCACATTCGTGTGTCCGGCCCACCGCGCAAGGATGTGGTCCGGCATGCCCTTGTTCGCCAGGAACGTGGAGCACGACGCACGAGCGTCGTATACCCGAACGCGACGGAGAGCCAGCATGTCCATGAGCCGGTACGCGCGACGGCGAAGCTGCTTGATCGCGAACGCCTCTCCGGTCTCGTGCACTAGGACGTAGCCGGAGGCGACATAAGCCTCCCCCAGAGCCAGCTTCTCCTTGGCCTGGAGAGCCTTGAACGACGTGAGGGCAGCCAGCACCAGAGCGGGCAACGGGAGTTCCCGCTCACCGGCCGTCGACTTCGTATCCTTCTCCACCACGTACCGGTTGCCCCTCATCGTGCGCGTATTGGCAATGGTGATACTGGCGTCGTCCAGGTCGACGTCTGTCCACCGAAGTCCGCAGACCTCAGCCGGGCGTAGGCCCATGAGAGACAGCAGAAGCGGAGCATAGAGCCTCTCTTCCATGACCCCATGAACGAAGGTCTGAACCTCCTGAACATTCCAGGGCATCACCTCCTGCTTGTTCTTCCGTTCTTCCTTGCGTGCCTTACGCGGAATGGTCACGTGCTCGGCCACGTTCACGGACAGCAGCCGGCGGGTCACGGCCCGGCCAAGAGCCTCCTTCAGCCGGGCGGGGCCCGGCAGGTGCGCGAAGACGGTTCCCCACTGCGCGTGTACGGCCCTGTACGGCTCGGTTGCCTGGGCCGGCGGCCGCGCGCTCCAGCACGCCAGGCCGGGGGAACGACGTCGTCTGGCCGCCAGCCTCGGTGTGAATCTGGCCGCGAACGCGGCGTGGACCTGGCTTTTCTTCGGCTGTCGCAGCCCGAAGGCGGGCGTGGTCGGCACCATCGTGTTGGACGTGAGCAATGCTGAACTGATCCGCCGCACGGCACGCATCGATGCCACCGCCACCGCAGCCCTTGCGCCCTACGCGGCCTGGTGCACCTTCGCGACCTTCCTCAACACCGCCATCGCCCAGCGCAACCCCTAACCTCAAGCCGCCCCGGAAGGGATTGACACGGCCAGACAGGCCTCAAGGCGCGCGGTGAGGCACCCGGCCGGGAGGCCGGGTGCCTTCCTGGGCCGTTCACTGGGTGGCGGGTCCGGCGTCCTCGTCGGGTTCTGTGTCCTGCTCGGTCGATGTCGGCGGGATTCCTGTGCTGTCCGGTTCGCCGTCAGCCTCGATGCTGTCCTCGGTCGCCGGGGTACGGTCGTCGAGGGTGATGGTGACCGGCTCTCCGCCGGGGCTGAGGCCGGTCAGGCTCTTCTCGATGCGCTCGTACAAGGTGGCTGCGAGTTCACGGTCGCCGTCGCCGTCGGCGGCGGTGCGCTCGAGGGAGTGCAAGCTGATCAGCAGGGCGATCAGGGAGCGGCCGGACAGCGCGGCGCGGATGCGCTCGTCCCCCTCGGCGGCGACCTGCGGCGGTACACGGAAGTGCGGGTGCCGACCGGCGTGAGCGGTGATGAACTCCCAGATGTCGCGGTGGCACAGCAGGCTTGCGGAAGAGGCGCGGGCTGCCGTCTTGAGCAGAGCGCTATGTTCCTTGTTCTCTTCGGCGTTTGTGGTGGTGGCGTCGGGCTGGGAAAGCAGCTTTTCCATGGTGGTGCGCAGGTCTGTGATTTCCTGCTGCACGGAGGCGATCGAGGCCCGGGCTTCTTCCCGGGCGTTGTCGATCTCCGCCTTGACCTCACCGAGGGCTTCGAGCAGCCCGGCCGGTGTGTTCTGCTGGTCGTCAGCCGGCCCGCCGCTGTGGCTGTCCGGGGTGGTGAGCAAGGCGAGCATGGGAGCGAGTTCCTCGGTGAAGACCTCGCGGACGGCCTGACGGACCTCGCCAACCGACAATGCCGGAGCGGACGGGACGTCCTGGTCGGCGATGCGCTGCGCCGGGATCGCCGTGTGGAGTGCCGGCTCTTCCGCGGCCTCGTCGGTCTCGGTGACGGTGGTGACCGGTGAGGCCTGGAGTCCGGTGTGGTCTTCCTGGATTCCGGATGCCTCCCGGAGGACAGGGGCGGCGGCAGGCGGGGCAAAGTCCGCGAGCACGTCACGGACCTCCCGCAGTTCGGTGCGCAGCTGGGCGACGACCTCGTGGACGGCGCTGTCGAGTGTGTCCCCGCTGGAGTTCAGCTTGTTGTGGACGTCGCGGAAGTTCGCGCGCATCCGGCTGAGCTCGTCCACGACCTCCTTGGTCGCCTTGTCATGGGCGGCCTGGCCGGCTGACTCCAGCTTCTCCACGCTCTTGTCGAGCGCGTCCCGGAGATTCTTGTCCGTGTTCAGTACGGTGGCGTGCAGCATCGTCAGTGTGGTGGTGAGGTCCGGGTTCGGCTGGCGTGCCATCATCCCCCATTTCGTCGCGTTGAGTAGTCGATCGAGTTCACTGCGTATGCTGCCCGGGGTGGAGCTTCCCGCCGGGGCAGATCGGGTCAACTGGCTTGATCGCCCCTCGTCCAGGCTGAAACCAACCCGACCAGGCCGCGGTGACCAGCCTGTGCGGGTCCTTGTGCTTTCGGTCCACCGCCGACCACGAGCGGCACCGAGCCGAAGCCGACTGGCATCTGTGCCCAGCCGGCCGACCGGAGCACCCGCGAAACGGCAGACTTGCAGCAGACGGAAAGGGCCGACCCATGAGTGCACAGCCGATCCACCCACACGAGCCGGACCGGGTACCGCGCAACGCCGACGGCATCGGCGCGGCGCTGTCCGGCGAGAGGCGGATGGAGTTCTACGGCAAGCTGCTCGCAGCCGCCCCCGAGAACGCCGAAGCAGTGCTCCGCTGCTGGTGGTGCGAGGCAATGCTCGACACCTCCCCGGACGGCGGCCAACTCACCGAGGCCGCGCTCGCCGGGACGCTGCCGACGACGTCCGTCGCCGAGGTCATCGCCCACCGCCAGGAAGCCGGCCTGCCTGTTGGCTGAGCCGTACAACGAAGAGCCCGAGGGCTGGCAGTGCGTGTTATCCGAAGAGGTCACTGAACTCCTCATGGACGCTTTGGCCGACCGGCGCCGCGGCAGGAAGTGCCCGTAGAGGGGCTGACCGAGAGGTGCGGATGGTGACCTGCGGGTGTGTCGTGGATCCGACGCCCTGGGACGCGCGACGCTTCTCGACGGGGCGAGTGGAGCTGGTGCCCGGACGTTGATCCACGCCCGGACGGGGACCACAGGGCAGCGATCACGGGGACGTCCGCGGGGACAGCGGGTCGGTCACCGGGACTTCCCGCACTACCAGGCCGCATGCAGCCGACGGGTCCTCGTGGGGACTTCGCGTCGTCCAGGTCCCTGGGTATCTGCTGGCTGCGGACCCGTCGCGATACCACTGTCCGCTACTGGCTGCGCAGTTGGCAGACGAATGGGTCGAGTATGTGGCAGCCACGGGCATCCGGAACGGGCCACCGGACAAAGGCATTCATCATTCGTTGATCGCCCTGGTGCAGCCTCTTCGAGCCAGCAGCGCACGACCTCCGCACGAGGAAGTGCGTGACATCTCCACCCAGAAAGGGGGTGCAGTGATGAAGATTCTCTTCGCCATTCGCAACAAGGTGTCTGCTCAGAAGAGCCTCAAGGCCAGCGCCTGGTACTTCTGGTACTAGGCCGAGAAGTCGTCCCCGTCGCGAGGCGGGGACGACGCCGCCCGCCGCTGCCCGCCCCTCTCGGCCTTCCCGGAGACGTCCATGCGCGCCACGGTGTTCCATCCACGACTCGCCGCTCTGTTCCGGGAGCATCTCGGGCAGGACGTCTTCCGGCTCGAACCCGACACCATCGGGATCGCCGGGCACGAGGTTGCCGACCGGATCCTCGCCGCCCGCCGGGCAACTGAGACCGAACGGCCCACGTTCAAGCCGCTGCACGGACGCTCGATCTCCCGCAGCGAGGCCTCTTCGGTGATGCGGACCATCGGCGGCGATGTGCGTGAGGCGCTGAAGAGGACCCGCCCCCGGCCCGAGGACGTCGATCTGTCCGGAGCCTGGCCTCTCAGGGGACACCTGTTCCTGCGGGACCTGATCCTCGGCCGGGACCCGTACCGGTTGCGGATCCTGATGAGCCGCAACCTGGAACTGACTCCCAAGCTCACCTGGACGGTGATCGCGGCGGGCGCCGCACTCCCGGGGCGGGTCGGCCGCCGGAACGCCCCGCTGACCGCGATCGCGGGTCTGACGGCCGATGCCACGGGTTACCACCAGCGCCGATACGCCATGGGCATGTACCGGCGCGCGGCGGCCCCCGTGTGCTTCACGGTCTCCACCCTCGTCACCAACGCGCTGTGGCTCGGCTCGCCGTTCGACCCCGAGACGCCGAACCGGCACATCCTGTACGAGGCCATGCGGCTGCTGCCGCCGTCCTGGAACATCCTGCGCAACGCCTGCCCCGAATTCGCCGGGATCGACGGGCGGATCGAGGCGGGCGACGACGTCCTCCTGCTGCCTCTCCTCGCACACCGGGACCCGAAGCTGTGGGAGGACCCGGACGAGTTCCGTCCGGAGCGCTGGGAGAACCTCGACCCGGACACCGCTCCCGGCTACCTTCCCTTCGGCCACGCCTCCGAGCGCTGCTGGGGCCGGCACATGGTGATGCCGCTCGCCGAACTGCTCCTGGACCTCATCCGCGGATCGGGGCTGGAGGTCGCCCCAGGGCAGTCGTCCGCCAGGGTACCTCTCGTCGGACTGCTCGGCGTGGAGGACGTACGGCTGACGAAGGTGCGCCGTGCCGCTGCCTGAGCCGTCCGACGAGACCGAGACGGTGACGGGTCCTTCGCCTGCCATCCGCACGAGAGGTATCGGCGCTGGCGTGAGACGGGTGAGGTCCGCAAGCTCCGCTTCTCCGGTCCCGCGCCGCTGGCCGGCTGGGTCGTCACCGGGCACGCGGCCTGCCGGGCGGCCCTCGCCGACCCGCGGCTGAGCAAGGACGGCGCGACCGAGATGTTCGCCCGGTACGCGGGACTGCCGACGGGCGGTCCGGGCGGTCCGGGCGGAGCGCTCACCACCCACATGCTCAACTCCGACCCACCGCGCCACACCCGGCTGCGCCGGTTGGTGCAACAGGCTTTCACTCAGCGGCGGGTGACGAGCCTGCGCCCCGGGATCGAAGCCCGGGTCACCGCACTGCTCGACGCGCTGGACGGGCCGGACGTACCGGACGTACCGGGCGAAGTCGATCTGATCGACCGCTGCATGTTGGCCGACTGAGCTTTCCACGGTCAGCGCGCCGTCAGGGAACATCCCGTCGCGTAAGCGCCTTCGCGACTGGCTCGCCACTACGCCGCGCGTGCGTCATCCGTTCACGCACCTCACGCAGGGTCCGAGGGCGGTACCCGGGCCCACCGCAGCAGCTCTTGTGGAAGCCCACGCCCGCGTTGAGCAGGGCTGTGAGGGTTCGCCACGCGGCGACGTCTCGCTGCCGGGGCGCGGCGAACGCCGAACCGGCATGGATCATCGCCTCCGCGCAGCTCGGACAGACTCGCTGCCTTGTCCTGTCGTACGGCTGCTTGTAGGAGACCCGGCAGGAGAGGCAGACGTACGAGGTCTTCGCATGGGCCATGAGGTCAGCCTAGAGATGGTCCCGGAAGCCAGCCACCGAGCTCACGTACGAAAGGGCCGGAGCGGCGGCGCGCGGGCTGCGCCGGCTCAACTGGCCAACTACAGCGCTCAGTCACAACCGCCGGCCATCGCCTGCACGTCAGCTGTGTTCGGCGGCCATGGAGTCGAAGGTCTCCCGCATCATCTGATCGATGGCTCCCGGCCGTCCGATCAGGGAATCGAAGAGGTCAGCGAGCAGCCACAACACGAAGCTGTGCACCAGAGCCTCCTCCGGCGGAATCTGTCCGAACCGGTTGCGCCACGCCACGGTGTCCATGCCCATCGCAGCGGCCATGAGAACGCCGGTGACCATCGGCACCTGAGCCGGGTCGGCCATCTCGAAGGCGGGGAGTCTCCGGATCACAGCAGGGATGAGATCGCTGAGCGGATCAAGACGATCCTCACCACCGGATTGTTCGGCGATCAGGTATCCGGTCAGCACGCCCACCAGGAACACCGTGCCCCGGGCCACCTCCTCACGCCCGTACGCCTCCACCGCGGCCTTGACCCGCTGCTGCGCCTCCTGGCGCTCCTTGGCGGAAGTCCGTTTCTCCAGGACCCGATATGAGTCCCACGCCGCACGGATCGCCTCATCCACGACTACGCCGTCACTGGTCATGGAGCGACCCTAGGCCAGACAACACGCTGCCCGGGATCCTCTTTGAGGAAACCGCCGGCCTCGCGGCGGCTGCTGCGGCGTTGGCCTACGTCGGCCCCCCGGCGCACCAGGAGCCGCGGGGGCGTTCGGCACCGAGTTGGACCTCGCGTCGGCATTCGCGGCAGTCCGGCAGACCGCTCACGATGCGGCCCTCCTCTTTGGCCCAGCTGAAGCTGCACAGCGCCCTGAGGAGGCCGCCTCGGGCCTCGGTGTCCTCGGTGGTGTGGGAGCCGTAGCCCGGAACGTTCCACGTGTATGGCGTCTCGCCGTCGTAGGGGGCACCCTCGGGCCAGTCGTAGACGGCGTCGGTTGTGGTGCAGCGCATCCGGAGGTCAGGGCCTTCCCAGCGGGCCCCCTGCCGGGCCTCGGCGGCGGCGTCGACGGCGTCTGCCAGCCGTTCGAAGGACAGGTCGTAGTCCCTCATGTGGTCCCAGCTGCCAGGCGGCCGCTCGCGGACCAGCGAACGGAACATCAGCAGCAGGCGCGCCAGGTCGTGCTGCCCGACCCGGACGGTGTTGCTCTCGGGGTCGTAGCCGTACGGGTTCTCGGCACCGGTCTTCTTGGGCATCGCACGTCTCCTCGTCTGCGCGCTAGTGGGCTGGTGGGCTGGTGGGCTGGTGGGCTGAGCGTGCCGGGAATGAGTGGCGCAGGTGAAACCGCGAGGCCACAGGGCAGGCGCGTTCTCAGGTGTGGGCGGCAACCGGGCCGGGGAGAACCTAACAGCCCCTGGTATGCATCGAGTTGACCGTGAAGGCAGGGGGCCAGGATGAGGGAAGGGTGACGACATGCCGAGGCGCGGTTTTGCACCAACGAAGCTGGTCGTCTGCCCCGAGTGCGCTGCCCCGACGAAGGCGAGCCTGCGCAACGGTCACCTCTACGAGCACCCGGCGCCGGGGCGCCCCGGCATCTGCCCGAAGTCCGGGGAAGTGGTCCTGACCGGCAAAGAGCTGACGAACAGCTACGAGTGCGCCTGCGGCTCCTGGGCCCGGATCACCCACAAGGACACTCTCGCCCAGCACCACATGCCGGAAGGGGAGCGCTGCCCGCTGTCCGGAGAGCCGATAAGGGCGGCCGCTCCCCGTCCCGTCGTGGACGGACTGCTGCGCATGGCGCCACCCGCGCCGACCCAAGGGTGGCGGGCGGAGCCGGTCACCAGCAGCGGCGGCTCCAGCGTGTACGCAACCTCGGCCGGCCTGCCCGGCCACGGCCGACGGCGCCGCTAACCGCCCCCCGGCGGCGACTCCCGGACGACGTAGCCGCGGCCGGCTCGCGCCCCGGGCCGGTGTCACGCACCTGACGCTATGTCAGCCCGAACCTGTGGGGCCTGTAAGCCTCACAGGCCGTTTTCCCAGGTAGACGCGTTGAGCTGTGAGGGTGTGAGGCTGTGAGACGGAGCTCGCGCCGTGCTTCCGTACGCCCTGGTCCCGCCCGCCGGCCCGGAGGACGATGAAGTCATGGTCACCCACGACGAGGGCCAGGACGACGTCGCCGAACCGGCACGGCAGCCGCTCAGCGTGGCCCGCGCCCGGGAGGTGACGGCCTGGCTGCGCGAGGCGATGGACGACGTCCGGCGCTCCGTGGCGGTGCTCGCCGCCCCGGTCCGTGACGCCCACGCCGCCCGCTTCGGGCTCCCGCTTGGGCACCCGAGCGGGGAGTCGTACTGCGATGCGGAGTTCGGCATCAGCCGTGCCCAGGCCTACCGGCTGCTCGACTAGGGCCTCTCCCAGCGCGCCCTGATCGACGTCTCCAGCCGGACCGGCGACGTGGCGGAGCCTGATCACCCGCCACCTCGCCACGCTCGCCCACAGCGGCCTCCAGGCCCTCGATGACCCCACCCTGCGCGCCGTGGTCCGCCAGGCCGTCCGCGACGTCCGCACCGCCCCGCCCCCACCGCCCCCCGATCCGCCGGCGGGCCCGATCGTCGCCGCGATGCGCGCCGTCGTCGACGACCTCGTCGCCAACACGTACGCGATGGGGGGAGCTGATGCTCGAAGTCGCCCCCCGCGTCTGAGGTGGGTGACTGATGAGGTCAGTTCGTGGAGTGCTCGGTGTCCGGCGGCTTGGAAGCAGCGGACAAGACTGCGGCGTCGTGGACGGCGAGTTCCTCTGGGGTGCCGACGAAGGCAGGCCCGCAGCCGGGAGGTAGGCGTTCGACCACCATCATGATGGCCCGTGCCGGCGTCGCCGCCGGGCCCACGGACTCGCTGCGCAAGGGGCCGGAGACCCAGTATTCGCCGTCTGGTGCGGGCTGAATGTAAGGAATGTCCCACGTCCAACGCTGCTCTGTGCAACGACTGAAATGCAGTTCTCCCATTCCTGTCCACGGAAACAACTGGCGCAAGCGTGGTTCGGCGTAGGCAGCTTCGAGCAGTTCCGGGCGGACCCGCCCGTCAGCGCGGACCTTCTGCCAACCTACTTCGACGCGGGCATGAATCGGGGGTGTGGCGTCCATCGACACATCATCGCCGTCATTGCTCGAATCGCCAGGTCACCAGCCGTCCGGGGTCCCACTACCGCGTCTCGTCACATGCGGTGAGCCGTCCCTCTTATGCCAGTAGGAGCGCTTTTGTCCTCTGGCGCGGGATCTTGGCCGTTTGCCGGGAGATTTTGACGACCAGCAGTCCTCTGCCACTTGATCTTGACCGATGGTCCTCCAACGTGAAGGGGAGAGGCAGTGGGCCAGATGTCGTTTCGGTCGGACATCCCGTTGAGGCCCTTCCTGGTCTGAGACGATCAGCAGGACCGTACGACCGAACGCAGGGGTGAAGAACATGATCAATCTGGCGCTGCTCGGCGTCTTAGTGCTCGCCGTCGGCGGGTGTGCATGTGTGGTGTGGGCGGAGCGCGGCGGACCCCGCTGGGTCCGCCGCGTGGCGACCGTGACGCTCGCCGCGAGCGAGCTGGTACGTCGCTCCCAGAAGCGCCGGCGCCGGAGCGGGAACCGGACCACCAGCGGTGGTGACTAGAAACGGTCACAGTCGCCCGGCAATCGGTCAAGATCACTTGATGGACGACGTCCGGCGCTCCGTGGCGGTGCTCGCCGCCCGGGTCCGCGACGCGCACGCCGCCCGCGTCTGGCCGTGGACCGCCGCGCCCTGCACAGCACCGACCTGTAGGCGCTGCTGTCCGGCTGCTGCTGTGAGGCACGCGCACCCAGAGCTGCCGTACGACGACCTCGCTCGCGGCCCTACGACCCAAAGCGCACACGGCTCGCGCTGCTTCCCGGCTTGTCCGGCACCACCACCTCCGCCCGATGCTCCTCCTGCGGGAAATAGTCGTGCACCTTGACCACTTCCGGGTGCTCCTCGAACACGGCATTCTCCAGTGCCCTGCGTGCCGCATCCAACGCCTCGATTGCCACCTCCACCTGCTTCGCCGGAAACGCTCTCGGTCCTGTCTGCGGGTACGCGTTCAGCAACGCGACCTGCTCGTGCAACAACTGGGTCCGCACGCCGGAGAGGACCTGGCCCAGGCGCAGGTGCTCGGGATGGGGGAGACCGCGCTTCGTCATCGTGCTGTTCCTCGGTTCGGGGCGGGCGCGGCTTACCGCTCGCCTCAACGGAATGGGTGTCAGCGGACGTGCTTGAGGCGGAGCGGTGCTGCAGCTTCAGGACTTTCCGGACTGTGACGACGAGCGGTGTTTGGGGACGGTGCAGTGGGGCCGGTTGCAGACGGCCCCGTTCACCTTGACCGAGCGGCAGTAGGCAGCATGTTCCTCGCACCGATCGTCGCCTGGGCGGAGATCACTGCGACACATCGCGAACCCCCCTCCCAAGTACATCGTCCCAGCTCCACTGCGTGGTCCGGCGTGCGCAGACCGCAAGGCCTACCCGCGGCCTCGACCGGCTCCAAGCACCACTTCGTCGGCATGTCCCCGGGGGACAGGACTGCGTCCAGGGGTTCCATACAGAGCGGGTGCGAGAACCGGTCGAGCTTGTCGGCCAGTTGGGAGGCGCCCTGGGACCGCGCCAACTCGGCCAAGGCCAGCAGAAGTGACGGACGCGCCTCGACATACCACTCGTCGTAGTGGTCGCCGTTGACGAGGCCCGCGGTGAGGCGCAGCCCCGCAGCAGCCTCAAGGGTCGCCGCCACAGCCGCGGCGTTGTTGGACATCGCTCTTTCGGCCCTGTCAGGAGTCGTACGGCCGATGGAACTCACGGCCCGGTCGCATCGGCAACGAGCCAGACAGCCCGGCGGACACGAGTGCGGCGCAGGAAGCAGGCCGACTCTCTCACTGCTGACATACACGACCGGATTGTTCTGGAGGTTCAGAACAATCCGGTTCACCTGGTGTTCAGTGGACGTGCTTGAGGGGGTGGCTTGGTGATGGGCGTGACGTTGCCCTTGGCCTTCGCTTCGGCCGGACGAGGGCCTGGTGCTGCTCCTACTGATCCTTTCGTAAGTTCGGTGGGTGTGGGGGGCCAGCACCGGCTGCTCGACGCCAGCGGCATCTGACCACCCGAACCACCCAGGTCCAGAGGGGCAGAAAGATCGGGTATTGAATCGGGTATTTCTACTCTCGTGCGTATGAGTGCCGGAGCGCTACGTTCTGCCTGCTGACCTGTGGTCGATGTCCGGAGATCCTGGAAAGACCCTCTGCGGTCCCTTGCGCTCACCGGCGCAGCAGCCGTGACAGCACCTCCGCAGTGCCACGCATCCGAGCACCCGAGAAGCGGGGTTCCATCCCGCCCCGGGACCGAATGGTGCGTTATCAGTGCCGCTAGGACGGAAGCCTCTCAGCTTCGATTTCCGTGGCTCGTTGGTTCCGTGCTCACAGAAGAGACCTCAGGTGCGTCACCACCGTGACGAGTGACGGATGAACTCCGATGGACGGCCGTCACAAGAATGCGGTACACCCATGAGACGGGAAGATACGACTTTGATCACCAATTCGCACAGATGCAGTGCGCCACGCCTGATGGCCCTGCCCTTCGCGCTCACACTCGCCGCGGCGCTGCCCCTGCTCACGCCCGGCACAGCGAGCGCGGACGGTCCGGCTTCCGTGACCGGGCTGACTCTTCGCTCGCAGATGTCTCCGCCCGGCGGCGGTGTCATGTCCGCCCTGACGTGGAGCGATGACTCGGCCAAGCCTGTCATCGACCAGACTCCGTCCTCTGAGAACTGGGCCCTTGACCCCAGTGCTGACGGAAGTTTCCGTATCCGTAACGAGAAGGACGGGAAGTGCATCGGCTTCACCGAAGGGGACAAGCATCGCCTTGCCTCGTCCAATTGCGACCCGGGTTCCGGAGAGCAGCGCTGGTTCCTGGAACCCACCGGCCCGCTCACGTACGCGATCCGGAATGCCTCCAGCTATGACTGCCTGGACGTCACGGGAGAAAACAACAGTGACGGATCGGAGGTCGGAACCTACTCCTGTCACAACGGCGCAACGAACCAGAACTGGGTTCCCGGCTACATCAACGATTCCATGCGGAA includes:
- a CDS encoding RICIN domain-containing protein codes for the protein MNSDGRPSQECGTPMRREDTTLITNSHRCSAPRLMALPFALTLAAALPLLTPGTASADGPASVTGLTLRSQMSPPGGGVMSALTWSDDSAKPVIDQTPSSENWALDPSADGSFRIRNEKDGKCIGFTEGDKHRLASSNCDPGSGEQRWFLEPTGPLTYAIRNASSYDCLDVTGENNSDGSEVGTYSCHNGATNQNWVPGYINDSMRNLLTLYSLKRCANGEGDLECTYKEDNAAVATVGPEKCVSALYNNTNGADDEKPTVAFSDTTGWTNSVGGSVTVSAEVGIEEFIVSKVTTSVSVNYSHQWIQQNTVTKTYPFTVRKGEWGWLTRAQLMKQVTGTWTFSKGDTTWSGTGTSTVPAEEGTDGAQSVVTPHSSPNPPTDCPSS
- a CDS encoding tryptorubin family RiPP precursor, whose amino-acid sequence is MADEWVEYVAATGIRNGPPDKGIHHSLIALVQPLRASSARPPHEEVRDISTQKGGAVMKILFAIRNKVSAQKSLKASAWYFWY
- a CDS encoding site-specific integrase — encoded protein: MRQPKKSQVHAAFAARFTPRLAARRRRSPGLACWSARPPAQATEPYRAVHAQWGTVFAHLPGPARLKEALGRAVTRRLLSVNVAEHVTIPRKARKEERKNKQEVMPWNVQEVQTFVHGVMEERLYAPLLLSLMGLRPAEVCGLRWTDVDLDDASITIANTRTMRGNRYVVEKDTKSTAGERELPLPALVLAALTSFKALQAKEKLALGEAYVASGYVLVHETGEAFAIKQLRRRAYRLMDMLALRRVRVYDARASCSTFLANKGMPDHILARWAGHTNVKTTKRWYVKADVEDLREAATPWDGLHGASTQHVRDCEI
- a CDS encoding deoxyxylulose-5-phosphate synthase, whose protein sequence is MAHAKTSYVCLSCRVSYKQPYDRTRQRVCPSCAEAMIHAGSAFAAPRQRDVAAWRTLTALLNAGVGFHKSCCGGPGYRPRTLREVRERMTHARRSGEPVAKALTRRDVP
- a CDS encoding cytochrome P450, which translates into the protein MRATVFHPRLAALFREHLGQDVFRLEPDTIGIAGHEVADRILAARRATETERPTFKPLHGRSISRSEASSVMRTIGGDVREALKRTRPRPEDVDLSGAWPLRGHLFLRDLILGRDPYRLRILMSRNLELTPKLTWTVIAAGAALPGRVGRRNAPLTAIAGLTADATGYHQRRYAMGMYRRAAAPVCFTVSTLVTNALWLGSPFDPETPNRHILYEAMRLLPPSWNILRNACPEFAGIDGRIEAGDDVLLLPLLAHRDPKLWEDPDEFRPERWENLDPDTAPGYLPFGHASERCWGRHMVMPLAELLLDLIRGSGLEVAPGQSSARVPLVGLLGVEDVRLTKVRRAAA
- a CDS encoding DUF6193 family natural product biosynthesis protein, translating into MDATPPIHARVEVGWQKVRADGRVRPELLEAAYAEPRLRQLFPWTGMGELHFSRCTEQRWTWDIPYIQPAPDGEYWVSGPLRSESVGPAATPARAIMMVVERLPPGCGPAFVGTPEELAVHDAAVLSAASKPPDTEHSTN